A section of the Citrus sinensis cultivar Valencia sweet orange chromosome 8, DVS_A1.0, whole genome shotgun sequence genome encodes:
- the LOC102625770 gene encoding protein SENSITIVE TO PROTON RHIZOTOXICITY 2-like isoform X2, with translation MIFSGARAASCFPNMSQAVVSSSGPASNPSNVSSLLYSVSFLKQKVHQLQSVITILVSQDHHQPTESTSIALANMRSLVQEIILTASSLMVTCQQMSPPPASTSEINGDIIEVDAVDLLAKYTHYCQVCGKGFKRDANLRMHMRAHGDEYKTSAALTNPLKKNGSSMGNNNESTIKIVRKYSCPQEGCRWNKKHAKFQPLKSMICVKNHYKRSHCPKMYVCKRCNRKQFSVLSDLRTHEKHCGDSKWQCSCGTTFSRKDKLMGHVALFVGHTPAVNVNSTNTYGQKGASTGTNVIR, from the exons atgattttttcagGTGCAAGAGCCGCATCTTGTTTCCCAAACATGTCACAAGCTGTAGTTTCATCATCAGGGCCAGCTTCAAATCCCTCAAATGTGTCTTCTCTTCTCTACAGTGTTTCCTTCCTTAAACAAAAGGTTCATCAGCTTCAATCTGTAATCACCATTCTTGTCTCTCAAGATCATCATCAGCCCACTGAGTCAACATCCATAGCCCTGGCTAACATGAGATCTTTAGTTCAAGAAATTATTCTTACCGCTTCTTCATTGATGGTCACTTGTCAGCAAATGAGTCCTCCTCCAGCTTCCACTTCAG AGATCAATGGTGATATTATCGAGGTGGATGCGGTGGATTTGTTAGCTAAGTACACACATTATTGTCAAGTTTGTGGCAAAGGGTTCAAGAGAGACGCAAATTTGAGAATGCACATGAGAGCTCATGGTGATGAGTACAAGACTAGTGCTGCCTTGACCAATCctttgaagaaaaatggaagctcaatgGGAAATAACAATGAGTCTACAATCAAAATTGTAAGGAAATATTCGTGTCCACAAGAAGGGTGTAGGTGGAACAAAAAGCACGCAAAGTTTCAGCCATTGAAGTCGATGATTTGCGTGAAGAATCATTACAAGAGGAGCCACTGCCCCAAGATGTATGTGTGCAAGCGTTGCAACAGGAAGCAGTTCTCGGTGCTTTCTGATTTGCGGACGCATGAGAAGCATTGTGGGGATTCGAAGTGGCAGTGTTCATGCGGCACTACATTTTCAAGGAAAGATAAGCTTATGGGGCATGTTGCTTTATTTGTCGGGCACACACCGGCCGTCAATGTTAATTCAACAAACACGTACGGCCAAAAAGGAGCATCAACTGGCACCAATGTAATTAGATGA
- the LOC102625770 gene encoding protein SENSITIVE TO PROTON RHIZOTOXICITY 2-like isoform X1 — MIFSGARAASCFPNMSQAVVSSSGPASNPSNVSSLLYSVSFLKQKVHQLQSVITILVSQDHHQPTESTSIALANMRSLVQEIILTASSLMVTCQQMSPPPASTSGNNNITTNEISQLDPNNNQERSSGLQGCYNFSEAFDTWYGDHNDFVTTDDDNNRGMHSNNVSNYINNANIPVAENGESFSEINGDIIEVDAVDLLAKYTHYCQVCGKGFKRDANLRMHMRAHGDEYKTSAALTNPLKKNGSSMGNNNESTIKIVRKYSCPQEGCRWNKKHAKFQPLKSMICVKNHYKRSHCPKMYVCKRCNRKQFSVLSDLRTHEKHCGDSKWQCSCGTTFSRKDKLMGHVALFVGHTPAVNVNSTNTYGQKGASTGTNVIR; from the coding sequence atgattttttcagGTGCAAGAGCCGCATCTTGTTTCCCAAACATGTCACAAGCTGTAGTTTCATCATCAGGGCCAGCTTCAAATCCCTCAAATGTGTCTTCTCTTCTCTACAGTGTTTCCTTCCTTAAACAAAAGGTTCATCAGCTTCAATCTGTAATCACCATTCTTGTCTCTCAAGATCATCATCAGCCCACTGAGTCAACATCCATAGCCCTGGCTAACATGAGATCTTTAGTTCAAGAAATTATTCTTACCGCTTCTTCATTGATGGTCACTTGTCAGCAAATGAGTCCTCCTCCAGCTTCCACTTCAGGTAACAACAACATCACCACTAATGAAATATCACAGCTTGATCCCAATAATAATCAAGAAAGATCATCAGGGCTGCAAGGGTGCTATAACTTTAGTGAAGCATTTGATACATGGTATGGCGATCACAATGACTTTGTGACTactgatgatgataataacaGAGGCATGCATTCTAATAACGTTAGTAACTATATTAACAATGCTAATATTCCGGTTGCTGAAAATGGAGAATCATTTTCAGAGATCAATGGTGATATTATCGAGGTGGATGCGGTGGATTTGTTAGCTAAGTACACACATTATTGTCAAGTTTGTGGCAAAGGGTTCAAGAGAGACGCAAATTTGAGAATGCACATGAGAGCTCATGGTGATGAGTACAAGACTAGTGCTGCCTTGACCAATCctttgaagaaaaatggaagctcaatgGGAAATAACAATGAGTCTACAATCAAAATTGTAAGGAAATATTCGTGTCCACAAGAAGGGTGTAGGTGGAACAAAAAGCACGCAAAGTTTCAGCCATTGAAGTCGATGATTTGCGTGAAGAATCATTACAAGAGGAGCCACTGCCCCAAGATGTATGTGTGCAAGCGTTGCAACAGGAAGCAGTTCTCGGTGCTTTCTGATTTGCGGACGCATGAGAAGCATTGTGGGGATTCGAAGTGGCAGTGTTCATGCGGCACTACATTTTCAAGGAAAGATAAGCTTATGGGGCATGTTGCTTTATTTGTCGGGCACACACCGGCCGTCAATGTTAATTCAACAAACACGTACGGCCAAAAAGGAGCATCAACTGGCACCAATGTAATTAGATGA
- the LOC102626645 gene encoding protein SENSITIVE TO PROTON RHIZOTOXICITY 2-like — MIPGGATSCFPNMSQASLKTYPVPEDNIVSSSLQTSSSPGPASNPTNSSLLYSVFFLKEKIHQLQSVVTVLVSQGQATESTSIAMANMGSLIQEIIITASSLMVTCQQMSTLPAASISGNNNNNNITANEIFQQQQHVGPNNQERSSGQQGYYFTEAFDTCYGDNNDYVTTHDHNRGMHNNVINSNDNTNITVAENRESFSEIDCDIIELVAGDLLAKYTHYCQVCGKGFKRDANLRMHMRAHGDEYKTTAALTNPLKKNGSSMGNNNESAIKIARKYSCPQEGCRWNKKHAKFQPLKSMICAKNHYKRSHCPKMYVCKRCNRKQFSVLSDLRTHEKHCGDLKWQCSCGTTFSRKDKLMGHVALFVGHTPAVNVNSTNMYGQKRAATGTNAIT; from the coding sequence atgattCCTGGAGGGGCCACATCATGTTTCCCAAACATGTCACAAGCTAGCTTAAAAACATATCCGGTGCCCGAAGACAATATTGTTTCATCTTCTTTGCAAACAAGTTCATCACCTGGGCCAGCTTCAAATCCCACAAATTCTTCTCTTCTCTACAGCGTTTTCTTTCTTAAAGAAAAGATTCATCAACTTCAATCTGTAGTCACAGTTCTTGTCTCACAAGGTCAGGCCACCGAGTCAACGTCCATAGCCATGGCTAACATGGGCTCTTTAATtcaagaaattattataactGCTTCTTCATTAATGGTCACTTGTCAGCAAATGAGTACTCTTCCTGCAGCTTCCATTTCAGgtaacaataacaacaataacatCACCGCCAATGAAATAtttcagcagcagcaacatGTTGGTCCCAATAATCAAGAAAGATCATCAGGGCAGCAAGGATATTATTTTACTGAAGCATTTGATACCTGCTATGGTGACAACAACGACTATGTTACCACACACGATCATAATAGAGGCATGCATAATAATGTTATTAATAGCAACGATAATACTAATATTACGGTGGCTGAAAATAGAGAATCGTTTTCAGAGATCGATTGTGATATTATCGAATTGGTTGCGGGGGATTTATTAGCTAAATACACACATTATTGTCAAGTTTGTGGCAAAGGGTTCAAGAGAGATGCAAATTTGAGAATGCACATGAGAGCTCATGGTGATGAGTACAAGACTACTGCTGCCTTGACCAATCctttgaagaaaaatggaagctcaatgGGAAATAACAATGAATCTGCAATCAAAATTGCAAGGAAATATTCGTGTCCACAAGAAGGGTGTAGGTGGAACAAGAAGCACGCAAAGTTTCAGCCATTGAAGTCGATGATTTGCGCGAAGAATCACTACAAGAGGAGCCACTGCCCCAAGATGTATGTGTGCAAGCGTTGCAACAGGAAACAGTTCTCGGTGCTATCTGATTTGCGGACGCATGAGAAGCATTGTGGGGATTTGAAGTGGCAGTGTTCATGCGGCACTACGTTTTCAAGGAAAGATAAGCTTATGGGGCATGTTGCTTTGTTTGTTGGGCACACACCGGCCGTCAATGTTAATTCAACAAACATGTACGGCCAAAAAAGGGCAGCAACTGGCACCAATGCAATTACATGA
- the LOC102626054 gene encoding 50S ribosomal protein L9, chloroplastic yields the protein MAASSSTAATLSWSSSSFFQSFGNTVNESVKLPDKRSVLLVLAQRKAKKTRKIILKEDVAELGKKGQLLDVKAGFYRNYLHPMGKAQIVTPLLLKEMKMEEERIEAEKKRVKEEAQQLALIFETVGAFKVKRKGGKGKQIFGSVTAQDVVDIIKAQLQRDVDKKIVDLPEIRETGEYIAQLKLHPEVTARIRLNVFAN from the exons ATGGCGGCATCATCGTCAACAGCAGCGACACTGTCATGGAgttcttcctctttttttcaAAGCTTTGGCAACACCGTTAACGAATCCGTGAAGTTACCTGACAAAAGAAGTGTCTTGTTGGTTCTGGCTCAAAGGAAAGCCAAGAAAACTCGCAAG aTAATATTGAAAGAGGATGTGGCAGAGTTGGGAAAGAAAGGGCAGCTATTGGATGTGAAGGCAGGGTTTTATAGGAATTATCTTCATCCAATGGGGAAGGCCCAGATTGTCACTCCACTTCTGCTCAA GGAAATGAAGATGGAAGAGGAAAGAATTGAAGCTGAAAAGAAAAGG GTAAAAGAAGAGGCGCAACAACTCGCCCTAATTTTTGAAACTGTTGGAGCTTTTAAGGTTAAGCGCAAAGGtggaaaaggaaaacaaatttttggaAG TGTTACTGCACAAGATGTGGTTGACATAATCAAGGCACAGCTTCAAAG GGACGTAGACAAGAAGATTGTTGATCTTCCAGAGATCCGTGAAACAGGAGAATATATTGCACAGCTGAAGCTTCATCCTGAAGTTACTGCTAGAATTAGGTTGAATGTGTTTGCTAACTAA